A single genomic interval of Pyrus communis chromosome 7, drPyrComm1.1, whole genome shotgun sequence harbors:
- the LOC137741073 gene encoding sirohydrochlorin ferrochelatase, chloroplastic-like → MSFRSVSIRPQYTAKSSPATEIGASPSCAVLNFSNLQRGPSRNGNLSRRLCRGSANGVIILDHGSRRKESNLMLNEFVSMFRERAGYPIVEAAHMELAEPSIRDAFSSCVEQGANRVVVSPFFLSPGRHWNQDIPSLTAEAAKEHPGVSYMVTAPLGLHHLLVDVLNDRINHCISHVAGDAEECAVCAGTNKCQLH, encoded by the exons ATGTCGTTTAGGTCGGTATCCATCCGCCCCCAATATACCGCCAAAAG CTCACCGGCGACCGAAATCGGAGCAAGCCCTAGCTGCGCAGTCCTCAACTTCTCGAATTTGCAGAGAGGCCCCTCAAGAAATGGAAATTTGAGCAGAAGGTTGTGCAGGGGTAGCGCCAATGGGGTCATCATCCTCGACCATGGTTCGCGCCGCAAGGAATCAAATCTCATGCTAA ATGAGTTCGTGAGCATGTTTAGAGAGAGAGCTGGGTACCCAATTGTGGAGGCAGCTCATATg GAGTTGGCGGAACCATCAATTCGGGATGCATTCAGTTCATGCGTTGAACAAGGGGCGAATCGTGTTGTTGTGAGCCCGTTTTTCCTCTCACCTGGTAGACATTGGAATCAG GATATTCCGTCCCTGACAGCTGAAGCTGCAAAGGAGCATCCTGGTGTATCTTATATGGTAACTGCGCCTCTTGGCCTCCATCATCTACTCGTG GATGTTTTGAATGATAGGATCAATCACTGCATAAGCCATGTTGCTGGAGATGCAGAGGAGTGCGCCGTTTGTGCTGGAACAAACAAATGCCAGCTCCATTGA
- the LOC137739001 gene encoding glycosyltransferase BC10 codes for MKRKAGPQKAQQKWKRKLLALILVGLCFGALVLLMHTRYSRIMTLVSLRNSQQNQRPKIAFLFIARNRIPLDVLWDVFFQGGESRFSIYVHSRPGFLFNKATTRSVFFLNRQVNDSIQVDWGEASMIEAERILLRHALEDPLNQRFAFVSDSCIPLYNFSYIYDYIMSARTSFVDSFADTKEGRYNPKMHPAIPVHNWRKGSQWTVLTRKHAEVVVKDDTVFPMFQLHCKRKSLPEFWRDRPIPADTSKEHNCIPDEHYVQTLLAQEGLEGELTRRSLTHTSWDLSSSRDRERRGWHPLTYKYSDATPMLIKSIKEIDNVYYETEYRREWCSSKGKPSRCFLFARKFTRPAALRLLNTTALKLNRSND; via the exons ATGAAGCGGAAGGCGGGTCCGCAGAAAGCGCAGCAAAAATGGAAGAGGAAGCTTTTGGCTTTGATTCTGGTGGGGCTCTGCTTCGGGGCGTTGGTGCTGCTGATGCACACTCGCTACAGTCGGATTATGACCCTCGTTTCGTTGCGAAATTCTCAGCAAAATCAAAGGCCTAAGATCGCCTTCTTGTTCATCGCTCGCAATCGCATTCCGTTAGACGTTCTTTGGGATGTTTTCTTTCAG GGAGGGGAGAGTAGGTTTTCGATATATGTTCACTCGAGGCCGGGGTTTCTGTTCAACAAGGCCACCACAAGATCAGTTTTTTTCTTGAATCGTCAAGTAAATGATAGTATACAG GTAGATTGGGGAGAAGCAAGCATGATTGAAGCAGAGCGTATATTACTCAGACACGCACTCGAGGATCCTCTCAATCAACGCTTTGCCTTTGTTTCTGATAG CTGCATTCCCCTCTACAATTTCAGCTATATATATGACTACATCATGTCAGCAAGAACCAGTTTCGTAGACAG CTTTGCTGATACGAAAGAGGGCCGCTACAATCCAAAAATGCATCCTGCAATTCCTGTCCATAACTGGAGAAAAGGATCACAG TGGACTGTTTTGACCAGGAAGCATGCCGAGGTTGTAGTGAAAGACGATACAGTCTTTCCTATGTTTCAATTGCACTGCAAG AGAAAATCACTACCTGAGTTTTGGCGGGATCGTCCCATT CCCGCTGATACATCCAAGGAGCACAATTGTATTCCGGACGAGCATTATGTTCAGACATTGCTGGCT CAAGAAGGCCTTGAAGGAGAACTCACACGTAGATCACTGACACACACGTCGTGGGATTTATCATCCTCTAGAGACCGTGAACGCCGTGGATGGCACCCCTTGACTTACAAATATTCAGATGCTACTCCCATGCTTATTAAATCTATAAAG GAGATAGATAATGTCTACTACGAGACTGAATACCGGAGAGAATGGTGTAGCAGCAAGGGAAAACCATCTCGGTGCTTTCTTTTTGCTCGAAAATTTACCCGCCCTGCTGCTCTCAGGCTTCTTAACACG ACTGCACTGAAACTCAACCGGAGCAACGATTAA
- the LOC137738999 gene encoding toll/interleukin-1 receptor-like protein gives MGTSNSAHRAGVQRATMGINNFAHRAAASPSSPSRRSKSWKYEVFLSFRGDDTRNTFTDHLSIALRNAGINTFIDYQLRMGKNIQSELYREIEESRIAVVIFSKRYAESRWCLRELSKIMRCREVQKGKIVYPIFYNVEPSQVRKQNGSFSKAFQKHKRNEDPNEVKQWRKDLKASADLSGRNLKTTADGREGLFIEKIIGDIKGLLKITNSKEAKRSIGIAFQVQDFNTQHLDVGVRCWRFT, from the exons ATGGGTACCAGCAACTCCGCCCATCGAGCCGGCGTTCAAAGGGCTACAATGGGTATTAACAACTTTGCCCATCGAGCCGCTGCCTCCCCTTCGTCTCCCTCGAGGCGCTCAAAAAGCTGGAAGTACGAGGTGTTCCTGAGCTTTAGAGGCGACGACACACGCAATACCTTCACAGACCACCTCTCCATTGCGTTACGCAATGCCGGAATCAACACGTTTATAGACTACCAGCTCAGAATGGGAAAAAATATACAGAGTGAACTTTACCGAGAAATCGAAGAGTCGAGGATCGCCGTCGTCATCTTCTCGAAGAGGTACGCGGAGTCCCGATGGTGCCTGAGGGAGCTGTCAAAGATCATGAGGTGCCGAGAAGTTCAAAAGGGGAAAATAGTCTATCCAATATTCTACAACGTTGAACCTTCTCAAGTCAGGAAACAGAATGGTAGTTTTTCGAAAGCATTTCAGAAGCACaaaaggaatgaagatccaaatGAAGTCAAGCAGTGGAGAAAGGACCTTAAGGCTTCTGCAGATTTGAGTGGCCGGAATCTCAAAACCACTGCAGACGG ACGTGAAGGATTGTTTATCGAGAAAATTATTGGAGACATCAAGGGACTACTGAAAAtcacaaactcaaaagaagcCAAGCGCTCAATTGGAATAGCTTTTCAAGTGCAAGACTTCAATACTCAACACTTAGATGTTGGAGTTAGATGTTGGAGGTTCACTTAA
- the LOC137741072 gene encoding high affinity nitrate transporter 2.7-like, with the protein MEADADEEQVLKDHCNVFELPVDADQKATELRLFSIAPPHMLAFHLAWLSLFSNFFSTFSIPPLLAVIRNDLNLTDTDTGYAGTAAFVGSIVSRIAMGPICDLIGPRIAIGTLSLLTAPIILSTSLISSPNSFIAIRFLAGFSLANFVANQFWMSCMFSGCVVGLANGFSAGWANMGSGVTQMVMPLIYSLIMSFNVPSSTAWRLAFFVPAIFQTVTALLVLAFGQDLPSGSYKRSQKVDNKSKESLLSVIFNGAKNYRAWILALTYAFSFGVELTTDNIIAEYFYDRFGVNLEVAGIIAASFGMANFFSRPSGGLVSDRLARRFGMRGRLWGLWVAQTVAGLLCLLLGRVNSLWGSILVMCAFSVFVQAAAGLTFGVVPFVSKRSLGVVSGITGGGGTMGAVVTQLLLFSGTEFSKQTSISLMGVMMLVCTLPVSLIYFPQWGGMFCGHSYGYGDRLNGQETETNQYHLLQ; encoded by the exons ATGGAAGCTGATGCTGACGAAGAACAAGTACTAAAAGATCATTGTAATGTGTTTGAACTACCAGTGGATGCTGATCAAAAGGCCACAGAGTTGAGGTTATTTTCAATAGCACCACCCCACATGCTGGCCTTCCACCTTGCATGGCTCTCCCTCTTCTCCAACTTCTTCTCCACCTTCTCCATCCCTCCCCTCCTCGCCGTGATCCGCAACGACCTCAATCTCACCGACACCGACACCGGCTATGCCGGCACTGCCGCCTTCGTCGGCTCCATCGTCTCCCGCATTGCCATGGGACCTATATGCGACCTCATCGGCCCCCGCATCGCCATCGGCACCCTCTCCCTTCTCACGGCCCCCATCATCCTCTCCACCTCTCTCATCTCCTCCCCCAATTCCTTCATCGCCATCCGCTTTCTCGCTGGCTTCTCCCTCGCCAACTTCGTCGCCAACCAGTTCTGGATGAGCTGCATGTTCTCGGGATGCGTTGTCGGCCTCGCCAACGGCTTCTCTGCCGGCTGGGCCAACATGGGCTCCGGCGTCACCCAGATGGTCATGCCACTCATTTATTCTCTCATCATGTCATTCAACGTGCCTTCCTCCACTGCTTGGAGGCTGGCGTTCTTCGTGCCAGCAATTTTTCAAACTGTGACTGCCCTATTGGTCCTGGCATTTGGTCAAGACCTACCTTCTGGGAGCTACAAACGCTCTCAGAAGGTCGACAACAAGTCCAAAGAGAGCTTGTTAAGTGTTATTTTTAATGGGGCCAAGAATTATAGAGCATGGATTTTGGCGTTGACTTATGCCTTCAGTTTTGGGGTGGAGTTGACCACTGATAATATCATAGCTGAGTATTTCTACGACAGATTTGGTGTGAATCTTGAGGTGGCGGGGATCATAGCGGCGAGCTTCGGAATGGCAAATTTCTTTTCGAGGCCGAGCGGCGGGTTGGTTTCCGATAGGCTGGCGAGAAGGTTCGGGATGAGGGGGAGGTTGTGGGGGTTGTGGGTGGCGCAGACGGTGGCGGGGTTGTTGTGTTTGCTACTCGGACGAGTCAACTCGCTTTGGGGAtccatacttgtcatgtgtgcgTTCTCTGTCTTTGTACAAGCTGCCGCCGGCCTTACGTTTGGTGTGGTGCCATTTGTGTCCAAAAG GTCACTGGGAGTGGTATCAGGGATCACAGGCGGCGGAGGGACGATGGGGGCGGTGGTAACCCAGCTGCTGTTGTTTTCAGGCACGGAATTCTCCAAGCAGACGAGCATTTCTCTGATGGGTGTGATGATGCTTGTGTGCACTCTCCCAGTCTCCCTCATCTACTTCCCTCAGTGGGGTGGAATGTTCTGCGGCCATTCCTATGGCTATGGCGATCGTCTCAACGGACAAGAAACTGAAACAAACCAGTATCACTTGCTCCAATAG